The Streptomyces europaeiscabiei genome window below encodes:
- a CDS encoding DUF2255 family protein has translation MTSTSATSAWTGQELDSIEHAEELEIASLRRDGELGSRRTIWVVRVGDGIYVRSVNGPGSDWYRGTRARQEGRVQACGVGKDVTIVDAADDTTVNDAVDAAYRAKYGHYAAYIIKAITSPEASSTTMRLEPR, from the coding sequence ATGACCTCGACATCGGCGACATCGGCCTGGACTGGCCAGGAGCTCGACAGCATCGAACACGCGGAAGAACTGGAGATCGCCTCCCTGCGACGCGACGGCGAGCTGGGAAGTCGGCGAACCATCTGGGTGGTTCGCGTCGGCGACGGCATCTACGTCCGTTCCGTCAACGGCCCCGGCTCCGACTGGTACCGCGGCACCCGGGCACGCCAGGAAGGCCGTGTCCAGGCCTGCGGGGTCGGGAAGGACGTCACGATCGTCGACGCCGCCGACGACACCACCGTCAACGACGCCGTGGACGCCGCGTACCGGGCCAAGTACGGGCACTACGCCGCGTACATCATCAAGGCCATCACCAGCCCCGAGGCGAGCTCCACCACGATGCGGCTCGAACCGCGCTGA